The genome window CGGCGACCGCGCCGGCGAGGGTATAGGCGAGGACGAGGTGACGTCGGACGGGGAGGCCGGCGCAGCGGGCGCCTTCGGGGGCGAAGCCGATGGCGCGGAAGGACCGGCCGAGGGTGGTCTGGTGGACGAGGAGGGTGATGGCGACGGCGACGGCGAGGAAGATCCAGGCCTGGACGGGAACGCCGGCGATGCGGCCGGTGCCGAGGAAGAGAAACGATTCCGGGAAGTTGGTGAAGGCGTCGGTGCCGCGGGTGAGGGCTTCGGCGAGACCGCGGAAGAGGGAGAAGGTGCCGAGGGTGACGATGAGGGGCGGGAGTCGGAGGGCGGTGATGAGGGTGGCATTGAAGGCGCCGGCGAGGGCGCCGAAGCCGATGGTGCAGACGGCGGCGACGGGCCAGTCGAGCCCGGCATCGCGCCAGAGTTTGCCGAAGATGACGGCGGAGAGGCCGAGGAGGGAGCCGAGGGAGAGGTCGATGCCGCCGGTGAGGATGATGGGCATGACCACGAGGGCGAGGAGTCCGATTTCGACCGAATGGCGGACGATGTTGGCGGTGTTGTCGGGGGTGGCGAAGTTGCGGCCGAAGGAGGAGAAGAAGAGCACTTCGAGGAGGAGCACGCCGAGCAGGATGGCTTCATGGGAGCCCAGGAGGCGGAGGCCGGGGAGGCGGATGCGGGGGGCCATGGTCAGGGGCGGGAACGGCGTTGGCGGAGTCCGTCGGCGGCGACGGCGAGGAGAATGATGGCGCCCTGGCTGGCGCGGTCCCAGTGGGGTTTGACCCCGAGGTAGGTGAGGGCGGGGGTGACGCAGGTGAGGAGGAGGAGGCCGGCGAGGACGCCCCAGAGGTTCCCGCGTCCGCCGGTGACGGCGACGCCGCCGACGACGGCGGCGGCGATGGCTTCGAGTTCGAGTCCGCGTCCGGCGGCGGGATCGACCTGGGGGGACTGGACGGCGTGGAGGACGGCGGCGAGGCCGGTGAGGGTGCCGAGGAGGACGAAGGTGGTGAAGGTGACGAGGCGCGGGCGGAGCCCTGCGAGGCGGGCGGCTTCGGCATCGGAGCCGACGGCATAGAGGTGGCGCCCGGCGGCGAGGTGACGGAGGGCGAGGGCGAGGGCGACGAGGACGGCGAGGGCGAGGGTGCCGATGAGGATCTGGCCGTGGACCATGGGGAGGCCGAACCACTGGGCGCCGTCGGGGAGATTGATGAAGACGCCCTGGCGGCCGAGGCGAAGGGCTTCGCGGAGGGTGACCATCATGGCGAGGGTGACCACGATCGAGGGAAGGCCGAGGGCGGCGACGAGGAGGCCGTTGAGAGCGCCGCCGAGGGCACCGACGGCGAGGGCGGCGAGGATAGCGAAGGGGAGGGGCGAGCCGGCGGCGGCGGCGAGGGCGGCGACGGTGCCGCAGACGGCGAAGAGGGAGCCGACGGAGATGTCGATCTGGCGGGTGATGAGGACGAGGGCGACCCCGCAGGCGATGAGGAGGCGTGGGGCGGCGGCGGCGAGGCGGGAGAGGAGGGGCTGGGGTTCGAAGAAGTTCGGGGCCCAGATGGCGAGGGCGCTCAGGAGGGCGAGGAGCGCGGCGGCGACGGAGAGTTCGCGGAAGTGACGCTGGATCACGGGTTGCCTCCGGTCTGGCCGAGCGCGGCCGCCATGACGTCGTGGGCGGAGGATTGCGCGGGGAGGTTGGCGACGAGGCGGCCGGCGCGCATGACGGCGATGCGGTCGCTCATGCCGAGGATTTCGGGGAGATCGCTGGAGATCATGAGGACGGCGAGACCGTCACGGGCGAGCTGGCGGATGAGGCGGTGGATTTCGGACTTGGCTCCGACGTCCACGCCCTGGGTGGGTTCGTCGAGGATGAGGATTTTCGGGCGGGTGGCGAGCCAGCGTCCGAGGGCGACCTTCTGCTGGTTGCCGCCGCTGAGGGTGGCGACCGGGGCATCGGGACCGGAGGTGCGGATGGCGAGATGGCGGATGGACTCGAGGGCGAGGTGACGTTCGGCGGTGCGACGGATCCAGGTGCCGGGGAAGATGCGGGGATGGATGGCGAGGGTGAGGTTGTGGGCGACGGGGAGGTCGAGGATGACTCCGTGGCGGCGGCGGTCTTCGGGGACGCAGGCGATGCCGTGGGCCACGGCATCGATGGGGGAACGAAGGCGGACGGGCTGACCCTGGAGGAGGATCCGACCGGACCCGACCGGGGTGAGGCCGAAGAGGGTGCGGGCGAGTTCGGTGCGGCCGGCGCCGATGAGGCCGGCGAGGCCGAGGATTTCGCCGGCGCGGAGATCGAGGTCGATGTCGTGGAGGCCGGCGGCGGGGCAGGAGACCTTGCGGAGGCTGAGCACGACGTCACCGGGGACGCCTTCCGGCGGGGGGAAGAGGTGGGACCATTCGCGTCCGACCATGAGGCCGATCAGTTCGGATTCGGATACGGGCGGGGTTTCGGGGGCGGGGGCGGGGAGGTCGGGTCGCGGGATGGGGCGGGTGCCGACCGAGCGGCCATCGCGGAGGACGGTGACGCGGTTGGCGAGGGCGAAGATTTCCTCGAGGCGATGGGAGATATAGACGATGCCGACGCCGTCGGAGCGGAGTTGGCGGACGATGGCGAAGAGGCGGTCCTGTTCACGGCGGGTGAGGCAGGCGCTGGGTTCGTCCATGATGACGATACGGGCATTGGAGCCGACGACGCAGGCCATCTCGACGAGCTGCTGTTCGGGCATGGAGAGGGTGCGGACCTCGGCCTCCGGGGGGATGTGGGCCCCGATGCGGTCGAGGAGGGCCCGGGCGCGGTGACGGTGAGCGGACCAGCGGACGCGGTGGAAGGGGCGGACGGGTTCGAGGCGGAGGGCGATGTTTTCGGCGACGGTGAGGTCGGCGAAGAGGGCGGGTTGCTGATAGATGCAGGCGATGCCGAGGCGGTGGGCGGCGGCGGGGGAGAGGTGGCGGACGGCGTGGCCCAGGACGGTGAGGGAGCCCTGGTCCGGGGCGTGGGCACCGGTGACGATTTTGATGAGGGTGGACTTGCCCGCGCCATTTTCGCCGAGGAGGGCATGGACTTCGCCGGGCAGGAGATCGAAGGAGACGCCCTGGAGGGCGCGGACGGCGCCGAAGGACTTGGTGATGGCGTCGAGTTGGAGGATGGGTGCGCTCACGTCGGGCGGGCGGCGGGGGGAGTAAAGCGGGGGCGGGGCGGAAGTGGCCAGTCCTTTGACCGAGGTCGATTGACAGGGTTGGGGCAGGCTCGATAGTCGGGGACAGGGACTTGCGGTGAGCCCGACAATCGCACATGAGAGAGGAGAGGATAGAACCATGACACCATCATCACTTACCCGGGAAGCGGCGGAGCGTCTGTTGGAGGATCTCCGGACGGTCATACGAGACGGACAGGAAGTGTTGCGGGCGGGGGCCGACGATTTGAACGAGAAGGGGAAGGAAGCCCGGGCCCGGCTGGAGGATGCCTTGCGGCGGGCGAAATCGACCTGCGAACAGTTCGAGGGTCGGGCGGGAGACGCGGCGCGGGAGGTGGAGAGCGCGATCCGGGAGCATCCGTTGACCAGCGTTGGGGCGGCGTTTGGGGTGGGGGTGCTGCTGGGGGTGCTGTTGAACAACCGGCGGTGAATCCCCGGCCTGCAGGTTCAGCCGGCGGACCGGAAGACGGTACGTGGCGGCTCATCGCGAAGCGGGTGGCGCAACTGGTCGCCACCCGCCTGGAGCTTTTGGGATTTGAGTTGGCGGAGGAACGGAGGGCGGCGACGGAGTTGATTGTGCTGCTGTCGGTGGGGGCGGTTTTCGGGGCGCTGGCGGTGGTGATCCTGACGGTGGGACTGGTGCTGGCATTACCGCCGGAATGGCGGCCCTGGGGGGCGCTGGCGACGGGAGTGGGTTATGGGGGCGTGGCGGGATGGGCCTTTCTCAGGGTGCGCCGCCTGTTGCGGGGGCGATCGGCGCCCTTTGCGGCGACGGTGTCGGAACTGAAGCGGGACAAGGAATGGCTGGAGGGGTTGAAGTGAGACCGCGGGAACTGGAGATGAACCTGCTGAGGGCGCGCTGCGAACTCGACCGGCGCGAGTTGGGGGCGGAGGTGGGGCGATGCCGCGAGCGTTGGCACGGGCGCGTCGAGGGGGTGCGACGGGCGGTGCCGTGGATGGTGCTGGCGGCGCCGCTGGTCGGGGTGGCGCTTGTGAGGGCGCTGCGGGGGCGTCGCGGGTGGGTGGCGGCGCTGGCGGTGGCGAAGGTGGCGATGCAGTTCCGGGGGTTGCTTCCGTTGGCGAGCGGGTGGCTGCGACCGCGCGGGCGAGGGGAGGGGGCGGGGCGGTAGGGTTCTTGAAAGTGGGGCTTGGGTTTGGGCAGGGGCGGTTACGGAGCGACGCGGGAGGGACGGGTGTCGGAGGGAGCGATGAGGTCTGGACGGGAGTCCATACGGGGATAGGCGGCGGCGAGGCAATGGACACCGCCATGCTGGCGTTGGCAGGCGGCGGTCAGGATGGGGGTGACGGGGACCTCGGCTCCGAAGGCGGACTCGATGGCTTCCTGGGCGGCGCGATCGAGCGGGGTGTAGAAGCCGCCGAAGGCGGGCATGGCGAAGCCATCGGCGTGATGGATGCCGTTGAGGTAGTTGATGCCGCGGTGGAGGTCGGGGAGGCTGGGGATCGGGACGATGCGGCAGCCGAGGTCGTGGAGGTCTTCAAGCTGGCTTCGATGGGCGGCGATCATGCGACGCAGGGCGGCGAGGTAGGGGGGGCGGTCGGAGTGGGTTGTGGTCCTTGCGGAGGGTGCGTCCTGTTCGGCTTCGAGGAGGTCGAGGGCGAGGAGGAAGGCCTGGAGATTGGCGGCGGCATCGTCGGTGGTGCTGGTGACGAAGTGGCGGGAGAGGGAGGCTGAAAAGGGCTGGCCGGCCTTTCGGGTGCGATCGACGGCGGCGGTGAGGCAATCGAGGAGGGGGAGATCGTGACCCTGACGGCGTTCGGCGTGGGCGATCACGGCGTCGGCCGGGCTGAGAGTGCCGTGTCGTTGGAGGGCGTCGATGCCGAGGCCGAGGATGATGCGGACGGCGGCCGGGATGTCGTTGACGAGGGCCACGAGGTCATCGGCGTGGGCGCGGAAGCTGACGTCGAAGTCGAGGTGGTAGGAGACGGAGGGGAGGGTGAGACAGCGATCGACGCCGAATTCGATGCGGAAGGCTTCGCGGACCTGGGCCGGGGTGAGGCCGAGGGCGGTATTGCGGAGGATTTCGCCTTCTCCGGCGACGAGGAGGCGATCCCCGGAGCATGGGTCGTGGACGACGAGGAAGTTGCCGCCCTGGAAGAGAAGGGGGGATTGAAGGACGGGGTGACCGGCGGCGGCGAGGCCGTCCATGGCGTAGGAGGCGCCGGGCTCAAAGAGCGAGTGTCCTTCGCCCTGGGAAGCGTAGCGGGGCGCCAGGCTGGCGAGGGTGGCAGGGTTGCCTGATGAGTCGAGGAGGGCGCCGGCCTTGGCGTTGTCCTGGGCCCAGGCGCCGGGATGGGTGGCATCGACACAGAGGATGAGCTGGGTGTCGCGTCTGAGGCGCCATGTGGTACGTGCCAGGGATTCGAAGGGTTCCGCCACCTCGGCGGGGACGCTCACGAGGAAGCGGGCGTCGGGGAAGGCGTTCACCATCTGGGCGATGGCGTGGATGGCATCGCCGGGGACGACTCCATCGGACCATCCACCGCCGGCCTGCATGCGGAGGAGGCCCACCGGGTGTTCGCCGGTTTCGGGGGCGGCCTGGAAGCTGGTGTGCGTGGGTTGGAAGGCGAACGGCGTCCGGGCGAGTTGGCGGGCCAGGGTGGCGGGATCGGAGCCCTTGGTGAGTTGATCAGCGATCTGGGTGACGAGGGCGAGGGATGCGGGGGTATTGGCAGGCGAGGCGGGGGGATCGAAGTGGTCGAGGAGATCGACGGGCAGACCGGCCATGCGGAGTTGATCGAGGGCGGTGGCGGGGTTGCTGGTCAGGGTGGCGGGTCCGAGGAGGCGAACCGCATGGACGAGGGTGGGGAGGATGCCGTCGGAGGCCAGGTACCGATGGACCCATTCGGTTGCGGAGGCCTGGGCGGAAGTGGGGCTTGGGAATGAATCGGGTGTGTCGAGGTTGTCGGTGCGGTCAAGGATGGGGGCGATGAACGCCGGCGACGGCCGTTGTCCGCGGGTTTGTTGTTGTCGGGCGCTGGCGATGTGTGGCGGGACGTCGGGCCGGACCACCTGCACATAGCGATCCGCCTGGACGCGGGGGATAAAGCGCCGGATGGGGGTGGGGATGACACCGGGTGCGACGCGATGGTGGCGGTTCTGGTAGGCATCGATGGCAGCGCGGTCCTGGATGCGTTGGCGGAAGGCTTGGGGGAGGGGGAGTTCCGCGGGGGGCTCCGAGGTTCGGCTGTGGGGGGCTGCGGCGGGCTGGGAGTGGGCGGGCGGGGAGAGCAGGACGAGGAGCAAGCTGGAGACGAGGGCGGGCAGGGGAGGCCGGGACACCATTCCGCGAAGGATGGCGGAATGGGGTTCGGGTGGCTTGGACGACGAAGCGGAACTGCGGACGGAAGGGGGCGTCCGGCGGGGCGAATGAGGGGAATATGCCGAGAATCAGGCCGTTTCCGGGAGCAACCTGCCCGGGCTGTGCTGGCGTCGGAATTCGCGGGGGGTGATGCCGAAGACCTTGCGGAAGTGGGTGGTGAGGTGGCTTTGGTCGCAGAAGCCGACTTCGAGGGCGACCTCGGCGGTGGGTTTGGAGGAGGCGAGGAGGAGTTCGCGGGCACGTTCGACGCGGCACCGAATGAGGTACTGGTGGGGGGAGAGGCCGGTGGCGCGCTTGAAGAGCCGGGCGAAGTGGAAGGTGCTGAGGCTGCAGTGGGCGGCGAGTTGGCCGATGGTGATGTCGTCGGCCAGGCGGGCCTGGAGAAAGTCGATGGCCTGGCGGAGTTGGGCGCGGCTGAGGCCGCCGTTGGAGGGAGCGGGGAGGGCACCGCATTCGGAATGGCGGGCGACGAGATGGGCGGCGAGGGCGGTGGCGAGCGATTCGCCGTAGGTGGCACCGGCCGGACAGCCATCCTGGACTTCGCGGTGGAGGGACATGATCAGGCTGTGCACGAACGGATCGTCCATGGGGATCCGTGGGATCAGGTCGACAGAATTGGGGCCGCGGGCCAGGTCGTGAGTGGCCAGGCGGACGAACTGGGGATCGAGGGCGACGGCCACGATCTCACCGCTGTGAAGGGTGCGGCAGGAGAATGGGAGAAGGGCGGGGACGAAGATGACCTGGCCCGGGAGGAAGCAGATGGAGCGGTAATGGCCATTGTCGCGCCATTCGAGGATGGAGGGTCCCTCGATCTGGGCGATGAGGACATGTTCGAGGGACGTGACGTTGGCGACGTCCTGGCGCCGGCCAGCGGGGTGATGTTCGAGGAACAGGCTGGACCACGGAGCGGCGCGACTGGAGAGCAGCGGGGGTTGGGAGATGGCGGCGCGGCGGGTGCCGTTGGCCAGTTCCACGAGGGTCAAGCGCCGGTCCGCACGCGGTGCGGAGGACTTCTGTGGGAGGTCGATGACAGCCTTCACTTGTGGTCGGAGTAGGAGACGACGAAGGAAGGACGGAGGCAAGGCCGGATCGGTTACATTTGTGATTTCGGGATGAGGAACCCGGGCCAGGGCTGGGAAGACCAAACAGGGCGACCCCGGTGAAGGGGTCGCCCTTCTCTCACGATGCGTTGGTCGGAGCGAACCGGGGACTGGGAACCCGGACGCCGCAGCGCACCTCGCTTACACCCAGGACCGCGGCTGGCCGAGGGCGCCCGATGCGCCAGCCGGGCAGGCTTCCAGAAGGAACGGACTGGAAGCGGCCGTGGGCGCCGGGGGTAACTCGGTGACCGGGATGGGCACGTGAGAGTTCATGGTAGGGGGATTCGCCTGAGGGACCCGATCGACCGGACCGGGCGCCTGACTGACGAACCCAAGATGAATTGAGCATTCCTCATGCCACCCGTCGGCGAGCGGTGGGGCGGGAGAGGCTGTCGGGTAGGCTAACCGGTTACGGTCAGGTGACTTGCGGGTGTCGATGGGAGGAATGGAACGGGCACCGTCGGGGGCTCCCCCGATCGGGGTATTGTCAGGAGATCCGACGGTGGGGTGTTGAACCGCGTTGTGGGCTGGGTGTAACTGGCTGGCGTTGAGTTGGTTGAAGAGCCGGTTGGGAGTGTAAAGGGAACGGATCAGGGGAGGCGTTCCCCGGCGAGCACCCAGGCGATGTTGAAGTGGGCGTGTTTGATCGAGGAGTGGGCGGGTTTGCCATGGCCATCAAGGGGCAGATCCGTCCGGGCGGTACTGAGGTGATGGCTGTAGGTGACGTGGAGAGTGCCGTCGCGGGACTGGAGGATGCTGGGGTAATGGTAACGACCGGCGAGGGGGCCGGGGGGGTCGTCTTCGAGGGCCCGACGATGGGACCAGGTGAGACCGTCGTCGTCGGAGAGCATCACCACCAGGCGGTGGCGTCCGGATTCGGTGTCGTTGCCGATGAAGAGCCAGCGTCCGTCGTGGAGGACCACGCCGTCGGTGCCGGCGCCCGGATTGGGGATGTCGGAATTGGTGACCGGGGACCAGGTGAGGCCGCCGTCGCGGGATTCGCTTTGGGGGACGCGTTTGGGCGGGGGTCCGTTGTCGCGCATGTAGGCGACGAGGGAACCGTCGCGGCGCTGGAGGATGTGGGGTTGGATATTGCCACCGCCAAGCAGGGGGGCGGTGGTGGTCCAAGTGGCGCCATGATCGTCGGAGACGGCCATGAGGGAGCAGGAGAAGCCGTCGTGATAGAGGGGCAGGATGATGCGGTGGCCTTCGTGGAGGTAGGGATGGGCGCGGGTCATCCAGCCGAGGCGGAGGTAGAGTTTGTCCTCGACCTGGTGTCGGAAGACATCGAGGTAACGTTCGACTTCGCGGCGCATGGAATCGGGCATGGGATCGGATTCGAGCCGGCGTTCGACCGAGGGGAGCCACGCCTGGACGGCCTCCTGGAACTCGGGTCCCGGGGTGACGTGGAGGACGCCGTCCTGTTTCCAGCGGGGCGGACCCGGACGTTCGAAATCGTCGCTGATCCGGTATTTGAGGAGGGCGCTTTCCCAGAGGTTGGCGAGGATGGTGGGCCAGATGAGCCAGAGGCGGCCTTGTCCGTCGAGGAAGAGGGTGCAGTTGGTGTCGGGGTAGCCGGGGGTGTCGGCGAGGAGGAAGGGTTCGCTCCAGGTTCCGGCACCTCGGCGGAGACGGGCACCGCGGATCACGACGTCATCGGCGCGGCGTTCGCCGGAGCCGTGGAACCAGCAGACGAGGAGGTCGCCGCGGCGGGTTTCGATGAGGGTGGAGCCGTGGTTGTGCCAGTGTTCGGGAGGGAAGATGAGGCGGGCATTGAGGAAGGGGGTGTCGGCCTGGCGGAGGCGTGGGGCGGCGAGGGAGGCGGGGAGATGGGTCAGGAGGACCAGGGCGACCGTTGCGAGGAGGCTCGCGGTGAGCAGGCGGGAGGTCGGGCGAGGGTGTCCCGTGGACCGCGATCCGTTCGGGGAAGGGATGGCGCATGGCGGGAGTGGACGCAGGGGGGTGGCGCGGGCGGAACCGGCGTGGAGACGGCATGGTCCGGACGGCCGGATGGGCCGCAATGGGATTGCGGGGCGGGACATGGCGGATAGGATCGCGGCGATGAACGGGCGAGTGCAACGAAGACTTGCGGCGGGCGTGGTGGCCGTCGCGGTGTGGATGGCCGGGGCGACGGGGGTGTGGGGTGAGGAAAGCGGCATCGGGGGATCCGGCCTGCCCGGGGTGCGGCATGTGGATGTGGACGGGGCGGAGCGGTTACTGCGGGAGGAGCGGGGGGTGGTGGTGCTGGATGTGCGGACGCCGAGGGAGTTTTCGGAGGGACGAATCGCGGGATCGACGAACCTCGATTTCAACCATCGGGGATTTGCGAGGGAACTGGCGAAGCTGGACCGGGAGAAGACCTACCTGGTCACCTGCGCGGTGGGGGGGCGGAGCGGCAAGGCGTTGCCGTTGCTTTCGAAGCTGGGTTTCAAGTCGGTGGTGCACCTGGATGGCGGGGTGAAGGCGTGGGAGGCGGCGGGGAAACCGGTTGGCAAGTAGGGGTGGACACGCTGCCCATTCGAGCGTTGGAGGGGCCGCTAAGGGTGGCCCTGGGCCGGGTGTCGCGGGTGGTGCTGACGGCCCCGACGGGTTCGGGGAAGTCCACCCAGGTGCCGCAGATGCTGGTGCGTGGCGGACTGGCCGGGACCGGGCAGGTGGTGGTGTTGCAGCCGCGGCGGCTGGCGACGCGGTTGCTGGCGAAGCGGGTGGCGGAGGAGTTGGGGGTGCCGCTGGGAGGGGAGGTCGGGTACCGGATCCGGTTCGAGAACATCTCGGGCCGCGACACACGGATCCTGTTTGTCACCGAGGGGATTCTGCTGCGGCAATTGCTGGAGAACCCGCGGCTGGAGGGGGTGTCGGCGGTGATCTTCGATGAATTTCATGAGCGACATCTTTACGGGGACATCACCCTGGCGCGGGCCTTGCAGGCGCAGGAGGCGGGACGTCCGGACCTGCGGCTGATCGTGATGTCGGCGACGTTGGAGACCGGCCGGCTGGCGGCCTATCTCGAACCGTGCGAGGTGCTGTCGGCGGAAGGGCGGACGTACCCCGTCGAGATCGAGTATGCGGAGCGGCCGGCGTATTCGGATGCGCGTCCGGTGTGGGAACGGGCGGCAGAGGCGGTTGGGGATCTGGTGCGCCGGGGGGAGATGGGGGACGGGCTGGTGTTCATGCCGGGCGCGTTCGAGATCCAGCGGACACTGGAGGCGTTGCGGGGACGTCCGGAGGCGCGGGGGTGTCTGCTGCTCCCGCTGCATGGGGAGTTGCCGGTGCGGGATCAGGACGCCGCGGTGGCGCGGTACGACCGTCGCAAGATTGTGGTGACGACGAACGTGGCGGAGACCTCGCTCACGATCGACGGAGTGCGCTGGGTGATCGACAGCGGGCTGGCGCGGGTGCCGCGTCATGATCCCGGACGCGGGATCAACACGCTGCTGGTCGAGCGGATCAGCCGGGCGTCGGCGGACCAGCGGGCAGGGAGGGCGGGACGAACGGCTCCGGGGGTGTGCCGTCGGTTGTGGTCGCATGAGGAACAGGCGTCGCGGCCAGCGGCTGAAGTGCCCGAGGTGCGGCGTCTCGATCTGGCGGAAGTGGTGCTGATGTTGAAGGCGGGGGGTGTGGAGGATCTGGGGACGTTTCGCTGGCTGGATGCACCGGAGCCGGCGGCGATCGAGCATGCGGAGGAAGTTCTGCGGGACTTGGGTGCGGTGGAGGCGGTGCGGGGGACAGTCGGTGGCTCGGGAGCGGAGGCGGAAGCGGGAGCGGAAGCGGAAGCGGGAAGTTCGGGCAGCCGGTTGACAGCGCTGGGGCGGCGGCTGCTGACGTTCCCGGTGCATCCGCGGTATGCGCGGCTGCTGCTGGCGGCGCGGGACGAGGGGTGCGTGTATCACGGCGCCCTGATTGCGGCGCTGACGCAGGGGCGGGACATCCTGTTGCGGAAGGTGGATCGGGAGACCGAGCGGTTCCGGGAGGATCGGCTGGGGGACGTGGAGGCGTCGGACTTCTTCCGGCTGATCCGGGCGTGGGAGTATGCGTCGGCGGCGGAGTTCCGGTTGGAGGCGTGTCAGCGGGTGGGGATCCATGCGGCGGCAGCGCGGCAGGTGGCGCCCTTGCTGCGGGCGTTTCTCGGGCTGGCGGAACGGGAGGGATGGGACACGCGGCCGGGCGCGCTGGACGAGACACGATTGCGCCGGTGTGTGTTGACGGCGTTTTCGGACCATGTCGCGCGGCGGCTCGACCGGGGGACGTTGCGGTGCGAGATGGTGCATGGGCGGCGCGGGGTGCTGGCGCGGGAAAGTGCGGTGCAGGACGCGATGCTTTTGGTGGTGGCGGAGGCTCGGGAGGTGGGGGGACGCAGTGGCGAAGTGAACACGATTCTTTCCCTGGCCACGGCGATTGAAGCGGGCTGGCTGGAAGAGATGTTTCCCTGGGATTTGAAGTCGGAGGTCCGGGTGTCCTACGACGGAGTGGCCAAGCGGGTGGTGGCCGAGGGGTTGGTGACGTTTCGCGGGCTGGCCATCGACACCTGGCGGGTGGATCCGCCACCGGCGGAAGCGGCGGCGCGATTGCTGGCGGACGAGGTACTGGCGGGGCGCCTGACTTTGACCCGTTGGGACCACGGCGTGGACCAGTGGATTCTGCGGTTGAACGCCCTGGCGCGGTGGTGTCCGGAACTGGGGTTGCCGCCGATCGGTGAGGACGAGCGACGGGAGTTGGTGGCGCAGATCTGCCATGGGGCGGCCGGCTACCGGGATCTCAAGGAGCGCGAGGTTCGGGGCGTAGTGCGGGGCTGGCTCAATGCGGAGCAGCAGCGATGGATCGACCAGCATGCTCCCGAGCGGGTGACGCTCTCCAACGGACGCACGCCGAAGGTGGTTTACAGCGCCGGGACGCCGCCTTGCGTCGCGCTGCGGATCCAGGAATTGCAGGGGGTCACCCAGGTGCCGCGGTTGGCCATGGGACGGGTGCTGGTGACCGTGCAGATTCTGGCGCCGAACATGCGTCCGGTGCAGGTGACACAGGACCTGGCGAACTTCTGGCGGGAACATTATCCGCGGGTGAAGTCGGAACTGCAGAGGAAGTATCCGAAGCACGCCTGGCCCAGTGTCTCGCCGGAGGGTGGGTGAGGATCGGGGTCATCGGAGCGGGGATTGCCACGATTGCGGGCGACTGAGCCGGGCATTTCTTTGGCCGGCTGAGGCTGAAGCCGGGACAGCAAACGGGGGGACACTGGATCGACTGGGGTCAACAAACTCCATTTAGTGAGTCAGGCATTAAACAATTGATGATGACGCACTCCCTCCAGCCCGGTACTTCGGGAAAGTTCACGAGGGTCCTGTGAATGAATGTGAATGAATGAATGAATGGGTGGGGATGACCGCGTCCTTGGCCGGTCAGAGTCAATATTAAAGAGATTGACACTTAGAAGTGGTGGGAAAGTTCGCTCGCGGTCAACAAACAAGATAATGCCAGGCTCATTGGTCAATTACGGTCAATGGCAAACTGCCGGGCTCATTGTTTGATTGTTTGGGTCCGCCAACCCCATCCCATGGTTTGGGCCGCGAGTCCGGTCAGGGTTTGGGATCGTGATCGGGATCAGGATCAGGAGTATCGGCCTCGGGTTGGGCGACGTTGGTGAGGCCCATTTCGGCGAGGTGACGGAGGTAACGGCGCTTGGCGCCGAAGAGGGTCCAGTCGCGGGCGCCGTGGCGGAAGTCGAAGCCGGCGGAGAGGATTCCGTAGCGGGCGTAGGCGATGCCGTCAGGTCGGCCTCCGGCAAGGATCAGTTGGGCGAGGACCTCGGTGGAATCGCCGCGCAGGCGCAGGTCGTGCAGTTGGATGCGGTGGCGGTCCATGGCGAGGGCAACGGAGCCGTGCAGGCGATGGATGTTGGGGACGAACCGGGCCCAGGCGGACGAGTTGGGGTCTTCGCGGAGGAGGGCGAGGAGGGGGCGGAGATCGAGGAGATTGAGGACGACGTCGGCGGAGAGGGCGCGGGAATCGTCGAGGGCCAGGGTGGCTCGGTCGA of Verrucomicrobiia bacterium contains these proteins:
- a CDS encoding ABC transporter permease, giving the protein MQRHFRELSVAAALLALLSALAIWAPNFFEPQPLLSRLAAAAPRLLIACGVALVLITRQIDISVGSLFAVCGTVAALAAAAGSPLPFAILAALAVGALGGALNGLLVAALGLPSIVVTLAMMVTLREALRLGRQGVFINLPDGAQWFGLPMVHGQILIGTLALAVLVALALALRHLAAGRHLYAVGSDAEAARLAGLRPRLVTFTTFVLLGTLTGLAAVLHAVQSPQVDPAAGRGLELEAIAAAVVGGVAVTGGRGNLWGVLAGLLLLTCVTPALTYLGVKPHWDRASQGAIILLAVAADGLRQRRSRP
- a CDS encoding sugar ABC transporter ATP-binding protein, translating into MVLSSPLSCAIVGLTASPCPRLSSLPQPCQSTSVKGLATSAPPPLYSPRRPPDVSAPILQLDAITKSFGAVRALQGVSFDLLPGEVHALLGENGAGKSTLIKIVTGAHAPDQGSLTVLGHAVRHLSPAAAHRLGIACIYQQPALFADLTVAENIALRLEPVRPFHRVRWSAHRHRARALLDRIGAHIPPEAEVRTLSMPEQQLVEMACVVGSNARIVIMDEPSACLTRREQDRLFAIVRQLRSDGVGIVYISHRLEEIFALANRVTVLRDGRSVGTRPIPRPDLPAPAPETPPVSESELIGLMVGREWSHLFPPPEGVPGDVVLSLRKVSCPAAGLHDIDLDLRAGEILGLAGLIGAGRTELARTLFGLTPVGSGRILLQGQPVRLRSPIDAVAHGIACVPEDRRRHGVILDLPVAHNLTLAIHPRIFPGTWIRRTAERHLALESIRHLAIRTSGPDAPVATLSGGNQQKVALGRWLATRPKILILDEPTQGVDVGAKSEIHRLIRQLARDGLAVLMISSDLPEILGMSDRIAVMRAGRLVANLPAQSSAHDVMAAALGQTGGNP
- a CDS encoding DUF883 family protein; amino-acid sequence: MTPSSLTREAAERLLEDLRTVIRDGQEVLRAGADDLNEKGKEARARLEDALRRAKSTCEQFEGRAGDAAREVESAIREHPLTSVGAAFGVGVLLGVLLNNRR
- a CDS encoding exo-alpha-sialidase; the encoded protein is MSRPAIPLRPIRPSGPCRLHAGSARATPLRPLPPCAIPSPNGSRSTGHPRPTSRLLTASLLATVALVLLTHLPASLAAPRLRQADTPFLNARLIFPPEHWHNHGSTLIETRRGDLLVCWFHGSGERRADDVVIRGARLRRGAGTWSEPFLLADTPGYPDTNCTLFLDGQGRLWLIWPTILANLWESALLKYRISDDFERPGPPRWKQDGVLHVTPGPEFQEAVQAWLPSVERRLESDPMPDSMRREVERYLDVFRHQVEDKLYLRLGWMTRAHPYLHEGHRIILPLYHDGFSCSLMAVSDDHGATWTTTAPLLGGGNIQPHILQRRDGSLVAYMRDNGPPPKRVPQSESRDGGLTWSPVTNSDIPNPGAGTDGVVLHDGRWLFIGNDTESGRHRLVVMLSDDDGLTWSHRRALEDDPPGPLAGRYHYPSILQSRDGTLHVTYSHHLSTARTDLPLDGHGKPAHSSIKHAHFNIAWVLAGERLP
- a CDS encoding phage holin family protein, yielding MNPRPAGSAGGPEDGTWRLIAKRVAQLVATRLELLGFELAEERRAATELIVLLSVGAVFGALAVVILTVGLVLALPPEWRPWGALATGVGYGGVAGWAFLRVRRLLRGRSAPFAATVSELKRDKEWLEGLK
- a CDS encoding rhodanese-like domain-containing protein; translation: MNGRVQRRLAAGVVAVAVWMAGATGVWGEESGIGGSGLPGVRHVDVDGAERLLREERGVVVLDVRTPREFSEGRIAGSTNLDFNHRGFARELAKLDREKTYLVTCAVGGRSGKALPLLSKLGFKSVVHLDGGVKAWEAAGKPVGK
- a CDS encoding helix-turn-helix transcriptional regulator, whose amino-acid sequence is MKAVIDLPQKSSAPRADRRLTLVELANGTRRAAISQPPLLSSRAAPWSSLFLEHHPAGRRQDVANVTSLEHVLIAQIEGPSILEWRDNGHYRSICFLPGQVIFVPALLPFSCRTLHSGEIVAVALDPQFVRLATHDLARGPNSVDLIPRIPMDDPFVHSLIMSLHREVQDGCPAGATYGESLATALAAHLVARHSECGALPAPSNGGLSRAQLRQAIDFLQARLADDITIGQLAAHCSLSTFHFARLFKRATGLSPHQYLIRCRVERARELLLASSKPTAEVALEVGFCDQSHLTTHFRKVFGITPREFRRQHSPGRLLPETA